The Xiphophorus maculatus strain JP 163 A chromosome 21, X_maculatus-5.0-male, whole genome shotgun sequence genome window below encodes:
- the en2 gene encoding homeobox protein engrailed-2, with protein sequence MEENDHGNRDAVERQESADESNRAILPLLQAPGNLQIPHRVTNFFIDNILRPDFGRKKDVDAHLDESSPASRESRGSPAAPQTEPVGSTVPAEGTSTPHTVTGPKKPAKAAEESLKPSGESGDQCLSSDSDSSQASSNPSMSQPMLWPAWVYCTRYSDRPSSGPRSRKPKKKTTSKEDKRPRTAFTAEQLQRLKSEFQTNRYLTEQRRQNLAQELGLNESQIKIWFQNKRAKIKKASGTKNSLALHLMAQGLYNHATVTSKDEKSDSD encoded by the exons ATGGAAGAAAATGATCACGGCAACAGAGATGCGGTGGAGCGACAGGAGTCCGCGGATGAATCCAATAGAGCCATCCTCCCCCTGCTACAGGCGCCCGGGAACCTGCAGATCCCGCACCGGGTCACCAATTTTTTCATCGACAACATCCTCCGGCCGGACTTCGGACGCAAGAAGGACGTGGACGCTCACCTCGATGAGAGCAGCCCAGCGTCGCGGGAGAGCCGCGGCAGCCCCGCCGCCCCTCAGACTGAGCCGGTGGGCAGCACTGTGCCAGCGGAGGGGACCTCCACTCCACACACAGTCACCGGGCCCAAGAAGCCCGCGAAAGCCGCCGAGGAGTCCCTGAAACCGAGCGGGGAGAGCGGAGACCAGTGCCTAAGCTCAGACTCAGACAGTTCCCAAGCCAGTTCCAACCCATCCATGTCGCAGCCCATGTTGTGGCCAGCCTGGGTCTACTGCACCAGATACTCGGACAGGCCTTCGTCAG GGCCAAGATCTCGCAAACCAAAGAAGAAAACGACCAGCAAAGAGGACAAGCGACCACGGACGGCCttcacagcagagcagctgcagagacTAAAGTCGGAGTTCCAGACCAACCGGTACTTGACGGAGCAGAGGCGGCAGAATCTGGCGCAGGAGCTGGGTCTGAACGAATCCCAGATCAAGATCTGGTTCCAGAACAAAAGGGCCAAGATCAAAAAGGCCAGCGGCACCAAGAACAGTTTGGCCTTGCACCTGATGGCGCAGGGACTCTACAATCACGCCACCGTCACGTCGAAAGACGAGAAATCAGACAGCGATTGA